In Pseudomonas sp. ADAK18, a single window of DNA contains:
- the lepA gene encoding translation elongation factor 4, translated as MSDLSHIRNFSIIAHIDHGKSTLADRFIQMCGGLAEREMEAQVLDSMDLERERGITIKAHSVTLYYTARDGIKYQLNFIDTPGHVDFTYEVSRSLAACEGALLVVDAGQGVEAQSVANCYTAIEQGLEVMPVLNKIDLPQADPDRVKEEIEKIIGIDATDAVECSAKTGLGVDEVLERLVKTIPAPTGNYEDPLQALIIDSWFDNYLGVVSLVRVRHGRVKKGDKILVKSTGKIHLVDSVGVFNPKHTATVDLKAGEVGFIIAGIKDIHGAPVGDTLTLSSTPDVDVLPGFKRIQPQVYAGLFPVSSDDFEDFREALQKLTLNDSSLQYTPESSDALGFGFRCGFLGMLHMEIIQERLEREYDLDLITTAPTVIFELLLKTGETIYVDNPSKLPDLSSIEDMREPIVRANILVPQEHLGNVITLCIEKRGVQHDMLFLGTQVQVTYDLPMNEVVLDFFDRLKSTSRGYASLDYHFDRYQSANLVKLDVLINGDKVDALALIVHKDNAHYKGRQLTEKMKELIPRQMFDVAIQAAIGGQIIARTSVKALRKNVLAKCYGGDVSRKRKLLEKQKAGKKRMKQVGNVEIPQEAFLAVLRLDS; from the coding sequence GTGAGTGATTTGAGTCATATCCGCAATTTCTCCATCATCGCCCACATTGACCATGGCAAGTCGACGCTGGCCGATCGATTCATCCAGATGTGCGGCGGCCTTGCCGAGCGTGAAATGGAAGCCCAGGTGCTGGACTCCATGGACCTCGAGCGCGAGCGCGGGATCACCATCAAGGCCCACAGCGTTACTCTGTATTACACCGCCCGCGATGGCATCAAGTACCAGTTGAACTTCATTGACACCCCCGGCCACGTTGACTTCACCTACGAAGTCAGCCGGTCGCTGGCGGCCTGTGAAGGTGCGTTGCTGGTAGTGGACGCGGGGCAGGGCGTTGAAGCCCAGTCCGTGGCCAACTGCTACACCGCCATCGAGCAAGGCCTGGAAGTCATGCCGGTGCTGAACAAGATCGACCTGCCACAGGCCGATCCGGACCGCGTGAAAGAAGAAATCGAAAAAATCATCGGCATTGACGCCACCGACGCCGTCGAGTGCAGCGCCAAGACCGGCCTGGGTGTCGACGAAGTGCTTGAGCGCTTGGTAAAAACCATTCCCGCCCCCACCGGCAACTACGAAGATCCGCTGCAAGCGTTGATCATCGACTCCTGGTTCGACAACTACCTGGGCGTTGTTTCCCTGGTACGCGTGCGCCACGGCCGTGTAAAGAAGGGCGACAAGATCCTGGTCAAGTCCACCGGCAAGATCCACCTGGTGGACAGCGTCGGTGTATTCAACCCCAAGCATACTGCGACCGTTGATCTGAAAGCCGGCGAAGTAGGCTTCATCATCGCTGGTATCAAGGACATCCACGGTGCACCGGTCGGTGACACCCTGACCTTGAGTTCCACCCCTGACGTCGACGTGCTGCCGGGCTTTAAACGCATCCAGCCGCAGGTTTACGCCGGCCTGTTCCCGGTCAGTTCCGACGACTTCGAAGATTTCCGCGAAGCCCTGCAAAAGCTGACGCTCAACGACTCATCGTTGCAGTACACCCCGGAAAGCTCCGACGCCCTGGGCTTCGGCTTCCGTTGCGGCTTCCTCGGCATGCTGCACATGGAGATCATCCAGGAGCGCCTCGAGCGCGAATACGACCTGGACCTGATCACCACCGCACCAACGGTTATTTTTGAGCTGTTGCTGAAAACCGGTGAAACGATTTACGTCGACAACCCGTCCAAGCTCCCGGACCTGTCGTCCATCGAAGACATGCGCGAGCCGATCGTGCGGGCCAATATTCTTGTGCCGCAAGAGCACCTGGGCAACGTCATTACCCTGTGTATCGAAAAGCGTGGCGTGCAGCACGACATGCTGTTCCTCGGTACCCAGGTACAAGTGACCTACGATTTGCCGATGAACGAAGTGGTCCTGGACTTCTTCGACCGTCTCAAATCCACCAGTCGCGGCTATGCTTCGCTGGATTACCATTTTGATCGTTATCAGTCAGCTAATCTGGTGAAACTGGATGTGCTGATCAACGGTGACAAGGTCGACGCCCTGGCGCTGATCGTGCACAAGGATAACGCGCACTACAAAGGTCGCCAGTTGACCGAGAAGATGAAGGAACTGATTCCGCGCCAGATGTTCGACGTCGCGATCCAGGCCGCCATTGGCGGGCAGATCATTGCACGGACCTCCGTCAAGGCACTCAGAAAGAACGTACTGGCCAAATGCTACGGTGGCGACGTCAGCCGTAAGCGCAAGCTGCTTGAGAAGCAAAAGGCCGGTAAAAAACGCATGAAGCAAGTGGGCAACG
- the lptG gene encoding LPS export ABC transporter permease LptG: MVKLDRYIGSSVLMAILAVLGIILGLALLFAFIDEVGNVTDSYTVTDVLSYVMLTAPRRLYEMLPMAALIGCLIGLGSLASNSELTIMRAAGVSIGRIVWAVMKPMLVLMVVGVLIGEYVVPPTESQAQANRALAQGSGDAQSAKHGLWHRQGDEFIHINAVQPGGLLLGVTRYHFDKERHMLSASFAKRAQYGDEKWLLSDVTTTFFRGIGTGPASTTEVVNTPQETWDIALSPDLLNTVVMVPETLSIAGLWSYIHYLSDQGLNNGRYWLAFWVKVLQPVVTAALVLMAISFIFGPLRSVTLGQRVFTGVLVGFTFRIAQDLLGPSSLVFGFSPLFAVLVPTLICAVAGFWLLRRAG; this comes from the coding sequence GTGGTTAAGCTCGATCGCTACATCGGTAGCAGCGTGTTGATGGCGATCCTCGCTGTACTGGGCATTATCCTGGGCCTGGCCTTGCTGTTCGCGTTCATCGACGAGGTGGGTAACGTCACCGACAGCTACACCGTAACCGACGTTCTGAGCTACGTGATGCTCACCGCGCCGCGTCGTCTCTACGAGATGTTGCCGATGGCGGCGCTGATCGGCTGCCTGATCGGCCTGGGCAGCCTGGCCAGCAACAGTGAACTGACGATCATGCGCGCCGCCGGTGTGTCCATCGGCCGTATTGTCTGGGCGGTCATGAAGCCCATGCTGGTGCTGATGGTGGTCGGCGTGTTGATTGGCGAATACGTGGTGCCACCGACTGAAAGCCAGGCCCAGGCCAATCGAGCCCTGGCCCAGGGGTCGGGCGACGCACAAAGCGCCAAGCACGGCCTGTGGCACCGCCAGGGTGACGAGTTTATCCACATCAACGCCGTGCAACCGGGCGGCTTGCTGCTGGGGGTGACCCGTTATCACTTCGACAAGGAGCGGCACATGCTGTCGGCAAGTTTTGCCAAGCGTGCGCAGTATGGCGACGAGAAGTGGCTGTTGAGTGATGTGACCACCACCTTCTTCCGTGGTATCGGCACCGGTCCGGCATCGACTACCGAGGTGGTCAACACCCCGCAAGAAACCTGGGACATTGCCTTGAGCCCGGATTTGCTCAATACCGTGGTGATGGTCCCAGAAACCCTGTCTATTGCCGGTTTGTGGAGTTACATCCACTACTTGAGCGACCAGGGCCTGAACAATGGCCGTTACTGGCTGGCGTTCTGGGTCAAGGTATTGCAGCCGGTGGTAACCGCTGCGCTGGTGCTGATGGCCATTTCCTTCATCTTCGGCCCGCTGCGCTCCGTGACGTTGGGGCAGCGGGTGTTTACCGGCGTGCTGGTGGGCTTCACCTTCCGTATCGCGCAGGACTTGTTGGGCCCTTCCAGCCTGGTATTCGGCTTCTCGCCGCTGTTTGCAGTGCTGGTACCCACGCTCATTTGTGCGGTGGCCGGGTTCTGGTTGTTGCGCCGAGCCGGTTGA
- the lptF gene encoding LPS export ABC transporter permease LptF: MIVFRYLSREVLVTLSAVSAVLLVIIMSGRFVKFLAQAASGALDPGSLFLIMGFRMPGFLQLILPLGLFLGILLAYGRLYLESEMTVLSATGMSQQRLLAMTLVPATGVALVVAWLSLSLAPQGSMQFQLLLNKQDAMTEFDTLVPGRFQALNDGSRVTYTERMTEDRASLGGVFISEKRLGQDQKDRGISVLVADSGRQEIRPDGNRYLILENGYRYDGSPGQADYRAIKYDTYGVLLAKPEISNEVTDRDAMPTSALWGNPEPRAVAELQWRLSLPLLVFIVTLMAVPLARVNPRQGRFLKLLPAILLYMAYLTILISARGSLEKGKIPLGLGLWWVHGVFLVIGLGLLYWEPLRLKMASRRSMKEMARG; encoded by the coding sequence GCCGCCTCCGGCGCCCTTGATCCTGGCTCCCTGTTTTTGATCATGGGCTTTCGGATGCCCGGCTTCCTGCAGCTGATTCTGCCGCTGGGGCTGTTTCTGGGTATTTTGCTGGCCTATGGTCGGCTCTACCTCGAAAGTGAAATGACCGTGCTTTCGGCCACCGGCATGAGCCAACAGCGCTTGCTGGCCATGACCCTGGTACCGGCGACCGGCGTGGCCCTGGTGGTTGCCTGGTTGAGCCTGAGCCTGGCGCCTCAAGGCTCCATGCAATTTCAGCTGCTGCTTAATAAACAAGATGCGATGACCGAGTTCGATACCTTGGTTCCTGGGCGTTTCCAGGCGTTGAATGACGGCTCGCGGGTGACCTACACCGAGCGGATGACCGAAGATCGCGCCAGCCTGGGTGGCGTATTCATTTCCGAGAAGCGCTTGGGCCAGGACCAGAAGGACCGTGGTATCTCGGTGCTGGTGGCCGACAGCGGTCGCCAGGAGATCCGTCCGGACGGCAACCGCTACCTGATCCTGGAAAACGGCTATCGCTATGACGGCAGCCCCGGCCAGGCGGATTACCGGGCCATCAAGTACGACACCTACGGCGTACTGTTGGCCAAGCCTGAAATCAGCAACGAAGTGACCGACCGTGACGCGATGCCCACCAGCGCTCTGTGGGGCAACCCGGAGCCTCGTGCCGTGGCCGAGTTGCAGTGGCGCCTGTCGTTGCCGCTGCTGGTGTTTATCGTGACCTTGATGGCAGTGCCACTTGCACGCGTGAACCCGCGCCAGGGCCGATTCCTCAAGTTGTTGCCGGCCATCCTGCTTTATATGGCTTACCTGACCATCCTGATTTCCGCCCGCGGCTCCCTGGAAAAGGGCAAGATCCCGCTGGGCTTGGGGTTGTGGTGGGTCCACGGGGTCTTCCTGGTCATCGGCCTGGGGCTGCTGTACTGGGAACCGTTGCGTTTGAAAATGGCGAGTCGTCGCAGCATGAAGGAGATGGCTCGTGGTTAA